The Brevinema andersonii genome includes a window with the following:
- a CDS encoding alpha/beta fold hydrolase, translating to MKLLKKVCVIVAILSTSCSTAPKDRKTYFVLSNGARLPVYENGPDTDKIILFTHGGPGASGVVNYHMPFFQELARHYKVIFWDQRGSGGSRGHISKDSINLHQFVDDMYAVYQSVETRYPKKKIYVMGHSFGGLVGGAFLSKFNHKVPASIFVAPAFNIGQVTKTMSPVMIEWIESYLARTHLPEKDRYYWDSMLSYYKKNPIIGVDSFNIHLSNTSKVDEVNGNSQMCDYVKYGVAKYFIPDNVLDSLDFFSESLLILHSLGANGEANRNLSTDKEFGLDKVSSPMLLFTGGLDFVVPQATSIDGFNHLNNGVSNPNSIHILFDDASHEPFFRFKNQMLQVVVEFVDNN from the coding sequence ATGAAATTACTAAAGAAAGTATGTGTAATTGTTGCTATTTTAAGTACTTCGTGCTCGACAGCACCTAAGGACAGAAAAACATATTTTGTTTTATCGAATGGAGCTCGTTTACCGGTCTACGAAAACGGTCCAGATACTGATAAAATTATTTTGTTTACGCATGGTGGTCCAGGGGCTTCGGGGGTTGTTAATTATCACATGCCTTTTTTTCAAGAACTGGCACGGCATTATAAAGTAATATTTTGGGATCAACGCGGTTCTGGAGGTTCGAGAGGGCATATTTCTAAGGATTCTATTAATCTGCATCAATTTGTCGATGATATGTATGCTGTATACCAATCGGTAGAAACAAGGTATCCTAAAAAAAAGATTTATGTTATGGGGCATAGTTTTGGTGGATTAGTAGGGGGAGCTTTTTTGTCGAAATTTAATCATAAGGTTCCAGCTTCTATATTTGTGGCTCCAGCTTTCAATATTGGGCAGGTTACTAAAACAATGTCCCCAGTTATGATCGAATGGATAGAAAGCTATCTTGCAAGGACCCATCTCCCTGAGAAAGATAGATATTATTGGGATTCCATGTTAAGTTATTATAAAAAAAATCCTATAATAGGTGTTGATTCTTTTAATATTCATCTCTCTAACACCTCAAAAGTCGATGAAGTTAATGGTAATAGTCAAATGTGTGACTATGTAAAATATGGAGTTGCAAAATATTTTATTCCAGATAATGTTTTAGACAGCTTGGATTTTTTCTCGGAAAGTCTTTTAATACTTCATTCTTTAGGAGCTAATGGAGAGGCAAACAGAAATTTAAGTACCGATAAAGAATTTGGCTTAGATAAAGTAAGTAGTCCTATGTTGTTGTTTACAGGAGGGTTAGATTTTGTGGTGCCTCAAGCAACATCAATAGATGGATTTAATCATTTAAATAATGGAGTATCTAATCCTAATTCTATACATATTTTGTTTGATGATGCCTCACATGAACCTTTTTTCCGATTTAAAAATCAAATGTTACAAGTGGTTGTTGAGTTTGTGGATAATAATTAA